The Alnus glutinosa chromosome 3, dhAlnGlut1.1, whole genome shotgun sequence nucleotide sequence AAAAGAGATGGGAATTGaaagtgaaaataataaaaaattgaatcgatcattaaatttgtaggtcaaatttggagtgaaattttgacaagaaCAAAGATAGAAATTATAGAGATCGAGTTTGTTGAAGtggatttttttgaatttttttaccaaattttagtgaaaaaattgaaatgaaaagcTTACGAGGAATGCTCTTACAAATCTAACCACAGGAGGTCATGAGATTATGTACTGCACTTTGCATCTCTCATCTCAGATTCCGTGTCATTTATCATCGTAGAGTGAGACCCTCAATTGAATGCAGATTATAGTGGAAGATAATAATAACTACAATTGAATTGAATTGGTGACATATAATTCTGCATaccaacaagaagaagaaaaaaaaggaatgatGTATCGAACTCCATTTCAATTTAGATGAAGCCCATACACCTAAGtatatttgatttatttgagGGATGAACATAAGAAACATATTACATGGATGGGATTAAAGGACAACATTTATTGAAACACCAATAGAAggataaggtatatatatatatcacagcCGAAGATTAAGTCAAAGAAAATGCCGTCATGTGGTCAACGACGTCGTTCAGGGATCCAATGCGGCGCAGCAGGGCTAAAATGCACCGAGATCACCCTGGAGTCGAGGAGCTCCATGATAGGGGTGAAATTCACGCACCTGGGTACTTTGTACTGGTTGATCGACGCGCCCCGAGAGATTGCGTAGTCCATGAGCTCCTCAAACGTACCGTTCTTAACCACCCTGATCTCAAGCGGTCCAATGGAGTTGTCCGCGACTCGGCCTTGTCTGTACACAGTGTTCAGTGACTCCTCCATGGCTAAGCAGCATTGGTTCAGGACCTCATCTGTGGGTGAGTTGGCCGGATCCTTCACAAGCAACTCCCAGTAAATTACGTAGTGTCCTGGGATTGATTTCGTGTCTGCGTAGCTCGTGTACTCCACCACACTCGTGTTGAATTCCTTTATGAGCGCTGTTGCATTTTCTATGGCCTTCTGCAACTCAGCCTCGTCCGTCTTGTCCGAGTCGATGCTCAACAACACGTTCTTTCTTCTTATGAACCGAAATTGCGGAGCCGAGTTGTAGAAGCCGGTGACTTGGAGTATGTCACCCACTCGATAGCGGTTAAGTCCGGCATAGGTGGTGATGATGAGCTCGTATTCCTTCCCAACTTCCACGTCCGCAAGGTCCACAAGCCGCGGAGGTGAGTCGCGAGATAGAGCTGGAGCGTTCGGCTCATGTGGCAAGAACTCGAAGTAAGCCATGTTTGGCATGATGGTGTAGGAAACTTCAGAAGGCGTGGACATTGGTTTGAGATTAAGCCCAAAGTAGCACTCGGAAGATGCATACATAGTGCAAGAAAGTGGTAGCCCGCTGCTGTAATAGTCAAGTGTAGGTATGTACTGGGCCATCGCACCCGTTACAATCACGTCTAGGTATTTCGTGTTGGGCCAAATTCTTGTGATTATTCCTTCCCAATTCTCTTCCGAACACTCCTTGGTAATGAACTCGGAGAGTTCTGGGTTTGGTTTGACAAGTTTGGAAATGCTTTCCCGGAGAGAAGGGTCTGTGATTTTAGGGTTTAAAGTTCCGGTTGAGATGTCATCGGCCAATTGCTGCCAGTTAAGTTGTAGGAATCGGATGGCTCTGAGTAGGCCGGAGGCAAAAACAGCACCGACTCGGAGGACCTCTTCGCGCATAATGAGGCCGCACAACATCTGTGTATACATGCTTTGAAACGAGTCGACGCAGAGAATGGCCTCGTTTGGGCTGGTGTACACATTGTAAGGGTCGTACGGCCTGGTCTTGAAGTGGTCGCTCTTGTAGTAGCTGGTGAGTACCGGACGTGCCAGGAGGCCACTGGGAGTCTTGGTTTCCGCCTTCACGAACAAAAAGTAGAGTCCCTTCCCTTTGTCTAAACCCGAGACATATCTGTTAAGAACAACGCCAATATTGTTAAATCACCGCTTGTTTaaagatttaaaattataaacttagatgaatttaaatatttaatttattatattctaaaaaatatttcaacCGGGTTAACGGAATAAGATGAGACATGTCAAACTAATTAAGTAAGTCGGATTTGGACCAATATTATGGCCGAGTGTTCTTTGCTGAATGTGCCCTTGGGCTGGGACGATTTGCTGAGCTGGGGGCTGCTGTCCTGACTGGTAGAAGCTTTAAGGCTACTCTAGAAAGACTTAGTTTGGGTGCTACTGTTTACCAGCTTTGGTGGCAGCAGAATGACTTGATGCATCACAATACTCTTCGGACTGAGGAGTCCATTGTAGCGCAGATTAAATGGGAAGTTCGTGGGAGCTAGATTTATGGCAAAGGGCAGTTCTAAGTGCTCTAGAAAGAACTTGGAACTTGCTTTCCGGTGGAATGTACATAGCTAATTGTTTTTTgacttgatttgtttgtttgttctttgGTGTTGCACGCTAGCTTCTTCTGTTAGTTGCTGTAgggtggttttttgttttctgagtTCTGGTGCTGTTAGCCTGTAAGGCTTGGGTGTGTCATGCCTGCAGCTCGATCTGTAGTAGCATGGCTTGTTGTTAGCTTGTTCTTTGTGGGCTGAGGTGTTGTTGTAATCGGGGTTGTTCGGATTGGGTTCCAGTTTTTCGCTGGAGTGTTGTAAGTGTTTGCGGTTCTATGAaagattttattcataaaaaaagaaaaagaaaaaaaagcaagtCGTCAAGATGTACTTACAGGTTCATCACCGGCATGAGAAGGCTGTACAATTTCTGGCGACGGTCCAACTCTTCATGAATCGTTGGCATCAATTTTCTCTCACCAGCCGAAGTCCCAGAGCTACAAGTTCACAGATTTTATCATAAGCCAGAAGAGAAATCACATACATAAACACGAGAGAAACATCCAGGTTTGTGTGAAAGAGAGATTAATAGTGATAATATTCTCACCTGGTGAGGAACTCGGAAATGGGGTGAGAGGACAAGATGGGAGAGCGGTCACCATTAGCAATACGTTGGATCTCAGGCTGAAGATCCTCATAGGTAACCACAGGGACATTCGACTTGAAAGTATCGCGGTCCGTCTTCCCATTGAGCCGGAACCGCCTGAGGTACTCGGTGTCTGCGTTCCGACTCAGTATCTCCGCCAAAACCCTCTCCTGCACAGCGTCTATGTTCCTTGTCATCTCCTCGATGAACTCAAGCGCCTTTGTGTGATTCTCGCTTGCCGGAGGGCTAAGAGGGTACGAGACCTGGGATTCAACCGCCATTGTTGAAAGCTTAGAGAGACACACGTACAGCAAAGATGATCGAAGAAAACAAATTGAGAATATGAGAGGCAGTGCGGTCATTTATGGTGAAGGAGCTTGCTTTTTATAGGTGAAATTGTATCGAATTTTGGCTCTTATTTTTTCTCCGACCCCATCATCACCACGTCACTTTCCACGTCACGGGATTAGTCACGTAGATGGCCGGACCAATAGTTGTTTGGAGCGACGCCAAGTTCGCTAACAGAACTTTTTTTTATCATAGAGACACgccaaaagttaaaaaaatactatttcTCATAAAATGTACCTCTCATAGGGAACAGATTGGACCCAGGACACGTATGAATGGCTTATATGCCGACATGTGGGGCCGCTCACTTTGCCAGGTCAGCATGGGATTGCGACCCTGTTTGTATCGGACAGCGACGGGGCCTAACTTATGCAATTTTGGGTTGCGTATGGGAAATTAAGAACCCAACTTTGAATAGTCAGAGCTAGCTAAGAAATTAAACTATACTAGGGCAGAACTTTCTTTGGCTAGTGACACCTTGCAATGCTACATATCATTAATTAGGAATATTAATTAAGATAACTAAAAAGATGTCGGGGGTGTAGCAATCACGTGGACGTGATCGAAgtttgtgtttattttcttgttttgcatTGATCTGGTTAGAATTTTTTCCTTGTACTTGTTCTTCATGTCTAGGCCTGTCACAATATTTTTATATCCCGAGGGTAGGTAAACTTttgcattaatatatatttacgTCATGACAGTTCCATTacatttttcattgttttcttcACCATCTTTGGGGAATGATTacaataaaattatttgaaaatctGGTACGAGTGGGTTCCCATGTCTCAATAGTACGTAGTGGAATCCAAAGGAACTTTAGccattgattttgatattttatatattagaaAGATTGAAAGAATAAACATAAAAATCCTTCTGATTGGAGAAATAGatcaatgaaataattatttgtgttatttttcatacttattttctGTCTGTTAATGTTAGGtattttaaataactttttaaattattcatttataaaaataatataaaaagtcacttaaaatataCTATGTACACattaacccataaaaaaaatgtaaaaaataggTGTGGAAAgtattattattcatttattttagaTAGTTAGTGATAGATATAACCTgtttaggcaaaaaaaaaaaagaaaaaaaaaaaaaagaaagaggaaaggagGGAATATTGATCTTATGACAGCCAGACTTCGAGCTAGGAACCTACCCATGCCTATGGATGAGCCAACGGTCTGAGTGAACATGATAAATATGTTGAAGAATGTGACATATTATTGATTGGAAGTAGTGGAGATTCATTGATTGGAAGTAGTACGTACGTAGCTCATGTACCTCTAATCAGAGAGGAAATCTCGATTTCGATCTTCTTAACTAAAGATTAATTATTGGAAGGTGAAACTAGCTAGTCTTTGAGGCCCTAGACAGACAGTACTGAGGGACTTCTTGAGTGATTCAAAAGTCATTCACATGGCAATTGACatggttaattaattagctaTCTTTTCTGCCACCTTATGAACTATCTCACAAGTtagcatatgtatatatatatattggcaaaaaaaaaaaaaaaaaaaaaaaaaaagggagaaaaaaaaaggaatagaagaaaactttaaaagaatatatatatttagttatGCACTAGTTATATATTAAACATGTAAGGAgccaataaaaagaatatatgttggaaaaactcataaaaaccTCCTCTTTCTATGCTTCATCATTCCACTCTAAATTAGGAGCGTAAATCCTACAGTTTTTGACAGTTCGCTCATCACTTACACTCAAGCAATTATTGGATAGAGATTTTTAATAACTTTGCTGTTTGAATTTTAAGTAATTTAGATAACAAATGTGATAGAATTTTTATAGAGTCCAGTACTTATCCAAACATGTTTTGAGCAACTTTTCTATTTGGACAAGTAGCtccataaaaattatttcacaTTTATTATATGGATATGATTGGATTATTGAGATCCGGATTTGCAATTACCAAGATAAGTTGATTAGAAAAAAAACTAGCAGCTTAAGTTCTTACTTATGAGGGATCCCAAAGACTTATTAATTAACTGCCTGCTAATGGAAAAGGTCGAACTCAGGATTCCAGGGATTAATTCCACGGTAAGAAATCATGAGTTCGTCGAGGAACCACTATATCGATCAGCCCCAtaggattaaattaaaataaacccaGAAGTTGGTGGTGGTCCATGACATTATATTTTTAGGATAAAAATTATGGCTTTTCACAATCTTCCCTCCGATCCTTGTACCTTTTACTTAGCGCCTGCATCCACATTTGTGGAATCTCATTATTTCCTTAGTATGGGAAAAGAATTGATTGCAATCCATTGGGTCGCTTCGATCGATCTTTAGCATTTGCTTTCTGTGGTAGGAACAACCAGCACTGTTAGCAGATTATGCTGCTGGTAATTAATTGTTGAGTTGGACTTTTGTGGCCTCTACAAGTAGCTAGCATATCTAGTGTAGGAAATGAACATTCATTATTCATGAATCATGTTTCAGACATAGACATCTAATAGTACTAGTATTAGGTTTAGGGATGGTATATtagtttctaatattttatgtttattttactCACTATTATATTCCTGCATGAGAGAGAAAGATcgtaaccctatatatatatatatagccaattTCTGGTGTTAGAATCCTTTTACCCAACTCAATATAGTTTTTCTAGTTGCATGTATGTCGGTGCAGTTTTCGATCGTTAGCTAGTCGATCCTTGCAACAGAGTAAGGTTTAGACAAAAGAGCTTATCGGAGCAAACTGACGGGAATTAACTTTGATGTCTAAGTCAGATATCCCCTTAGATCGAGATGAATAAATACTAAATTTAGAGCACTTAGATGAAGGGgcccaaaaataaaagattctTCATATTTAGCTAGTCTTAATGTTGTTTAAATAGATTTTGAGTGTACAAACATGGTTATCATGGCTTGCTAATCCTCTTACTCCCCTAAATTCCATAACTAGGGGATGGCGTTGGCAGGGCCGAACGCCATGTGTCAACAAGTTGTGATGCCAAAGCCCATAAAGTCAAGAGATTGATGAGATACGGGCCAAGTCAGAGCACTGTAGACAGACATGTACGCTACAATATCATACTATGATACCAATAAGTTTGAGTTGAGGTGCATTTATGATCTTTGTCACTTAATGATGGGATTCTAAAATCCGTTCTATCAATCAAGCTTGATGCAATGATCGGGGCAAGCGATCGAGTCCAATAATCCTCCATTAATGGTGTTAGCATAATTTTAGCCAACTATTTGTAAATTTCTCAAGTTTGTTAGAACAAGTGTTTCATATTCTCTTTAGCATAATGAGTACTACAAAAGTATCAGTAAAGTGGCCAGTTGGCAGATTTTTCATATCTGTCCATACATTAgagttttgttataaatatgtagTTTGTGAGAGATATTGATAATTGAATAGCAGTTTAAGaggatatgtgtatttttttcaaactattattaatattattattattatatattattagatcGATTGGCAAGAAATGTCAACCATTCTGCAGACGACATACTCTTATCatctatgtttttttattttgaaactgTTATCACGGGTTCTGCCATCACGATTAATTATTCGCTATTTATAGAACCAAATATCCTGGAAGGTGACACCCCAACAACCAAGCAAGCTAGGCTAGCAGGCTACGTAACACTCAGTGCAAGCGTGTCTCTGACAAGTGACTACGGCACCCATGTACCCACATCCCAAGCATATAACCTCTAATCGTCAACAAATTAGCTGGATTTTCCAACTCCATCTGTAAAAATTTCGGTAAACGTCGATTTTGCCTGCCAATTTGTCCTCAAATACTACAACACAAAACTGACTAAACCTTTCAAATTTTCCAACCAATTGACATTAATCTTTTCTCTGTTGTCACAAAAGGAACACGGTCAACGGTCAGAGTGATTGGCTGGAATAAATGGATTAATCTATCACTTATATGCCTACGAGTTTGATGGCGTCAAGTAAATCAGTTTGAATTTGCAAGTAATTTATTTCTTAGGGGACAACTTCTTTTAGGCACACATGCAGAACCTGACCAGGTCTTTTGAAAGCTAGTTTATATTTAACCTAATCCAATGCCTGTCGTCTTGAATTTATCGATCATATATATGGAAGTTGGAATGGAACTAATTTCATACCCATGTGATTGAAAACTAATCAACATGCATGTCCGAAAGAAGCTTCGAAGCAAATCGAATCTTATGGAAATATATGTACGTTCAGTCGAAGAAAGGCATGAAAATGGCCCAAATAATTAGCTAATCACACGCGATTACCATTTAGATCATGCATGCATGACGCAGGGCGGGACGTCACGTGTGCATGCATGGATGGCCTTTGGTCCCTTTGGGCAGATCGATACCTAATAACTGAGGGAAAAAAACAATTTCCAAGCACCATATTTGGTTACTTAGATCGATCAAAACTCCATATATATAcctttcaataaattttttcacACACTagtaattttttgtaattatttaaataagaaaaaagaagaagaaaaagtacacACATGATGATCATTAACAACGCATGCAGGAGGTGAACAGGTTCATGCATCTCCATCGGATGTTTAAAATTTGGAGGCGCAACAACCATGGCCATCTCTAATACGAGCACAAATTTCGTGGCCCCTTTTGCTTGACAATCGAAAAAGTCGTGGCCTCCGCGTGATTATATTCGTGAACGATTGTCTCCCACAAATTCTTGTTGGGCTGTCTGAATTGATGttcattttctataaaaatgttttttttttttttttttttctttatttctttctcagAATACTGACATTggattccctaaatttagggttaacaggttaatttttctattttagttcaGACTTTTCAAATGGTTGATTTTTCAAAATAGAAGAATGGTAGAATATATCAAAAATGTGAGGAATACGTACATAAAGATACGTACGTAGATTCCAATTTGAATACACTACcgataatattatgtttatccaATTATAGATTTTAGTACTTCGgtaatgaaattttttataatcgAGTGATTAATTAATAGAAACTAGGATTGACGAcagaatttaattatatatgttcttAAGTTCAATACAAAGAAGTATATTAAAAATCATTTGGTAAGCTTCTGCAGAtcactgtctctctctcagacTAAAAGCAAGTTCTGATTTGCAACTTTATCAAGGTTTTGTCATTTCCATTTATCAAGGTATTAACTTAAACATGTTCATggctaaaattatttttttttccttgtgctTTTAATTCctgcatttcttttctttttttatcttcaTCATATGGTTAAGGGTCCGATGTTGCAAGCAACTAGTTTTGAGAGTTAAATAGGATACACGTTAAAGGCCGGAGATCAGAACATAACGGAGTAAAAAGCTTTTGAAGAATTTTCACACGAAGATTCCCCACGATAATGCTCATTTCTACAAGTACAGCTTTGCTTAGAAAGATGATCACGACATCCGGTAATAATTAATGAgagatatgattttttgttATTCCAATATACAACTTTTGACCACTTTATTCATGTGCCAATTAAGGTGGTTGCCTAGTTAAttttaggagtttttttttcgtaaaaaaaaaaagaagaaaataaaagtaaaagttgccaTATAAATTTTATCATATCTCAATTAATGGTgacattttatcatttattccATATTACAATTTAATCCAATTATCTGCATATTCACCTTGACATATTGCTCCTGTACCCGATTCGTAACACAAGAGAATCAAGTCATATAAATTTGCATCAATATTTTCAAGTTAATTATAAAATGCATCGATATATTTGcatcatatatttattagtttgtcgctataaatatatgaaataggATATTCTTTGGTGAATGATAATATATATCATTATATCCTCCTCGCATTTTTTTACagaaaaatattaattggtAAAGATCAATCATATCGTATATAATTGATATAATGTACGTCTATAGCATATTTAGGACCCTAAATTTACATAGTAAACTGTAAATGGTCTGATATTTATGTTGTGTTCgtgttgtatatatatcaaGATTTTTGgcattaataatatatatttttaattcttttaaaaagtaaaacacttttttttttgggtctagtTTGTGACAAAATgagggactaattaaatttCTGAATTGGTATAGGggcaaattaacaaaaaaaaaaaaatactaattaataaCATGATCatcaaaatgatttatttatttatttctttttcttttctttttttttgagaaaagttcttacttttttttttttttttttaatctgtaaTTTGTTTACACAAAATTGTaaaggcattttttttaaaaaaaaaaaaaaattgggttacGGTGCTGTTATATTTTCAtgaagcaagaaaaacttccaaaccataagattttttttttttttttttttttaaaagtaattaaaaagggTACGTAGAATGGAGCGATTAATTGTGGTTACTCTATTTGAGCGTGACCATAATAACGCCTACTCACTAAGAACCAATGACATTAAAGTTCTCGACGATGAGAAACTTCAGATACCCCTTCAAATCTGGTTGAGCCATAAGCTTAATTTAGCCCTACAAGAACATTAATGAGATTCAAAATCGTTAACACTAATTATCCAGATTTGTGCATGTGAAAAACTTTATTGTCGATTTCGAATTTATACCCTAGCGGGTGTCCAACCATTTGAGAATTTTCAAACGACAAACAAACTTAAAGAGCTTTATAAGTTCATAGTTGTCTTCTAACGTATGCACGACGGATCTTTTGGGCCCGCGGTCCTTGATCACAAGGTAGACCACGAAAATTGAAGCGTGAAGCATGAATAGTATTATTTTTAAGCACCCATCATTCTGGTCAAAGTAAATTATAAGCTACCTTCCAAACATGCACCTTCGTGCATAGCAGTAAGAGTcgtgcctctctctctctctctctctctctctctctctcaaagtcAAGGTCGTCTAATTAACACTCAGTGTTCATAGCTGTCTAACACAGCCTAGCTAgcaccttaaaaataaaaaataaaaaaataacctaGCTAGCTGGCTAGTAAAGATACTTAATTTCATTGGGTGGGATAAGAAGGTCGgtaatttgttgttcaaattgttaataatttatgTATGTAGATATTCATCTTTAATAAGAATCTACGTACATATCTTATTACATGATGAATACACGTGTCTTTAACTACATACATTACGTGTAGGATGCACCTTCACCAGACACATGTCTCGCAAGCCTCTTTTCACGAttcaaaagtttcaaaaaatttctactTATTTGACAAATTAATTATAACGAACTAATTCTTTGAACAATATACTTTTAGAAGTGTTATAGTATGGCATAATCTTTATAAATACATCATATTGTAATGCAATTAGAATAAAGTcaacatcttaaaaaaaaaaagtcaacatgATCAAACTATTGCACTATTAGGTATTATGAACGGTGATCGATCTAAGTTTTACGTACACCTTAAATCTCTTGggtctttttctctctcttcctaatttaatttctcatatttatttatttattttatattttaacggCATTAATATCTTATTTTGGAATATAGTTGAGCACGCCGCACTAGTGatttctttatctattttttcttcttttttttcccccttacttttcattttttctttaattagttATACGTGGGAAGCATAGGTAGGAGGAAAATTCTTTCTCtcgactaaaaaaaaaaaagaaacgttgttagtttattaattaatttctttttctatccTTGCACACCATTCTTGCACGTTGATGCCAGTCTGTCCATCTAATTAACTAATCACggattttaatttcaatttggttgtCAGTCATATCTTAATGCATTTGTGAGTACTAGACCAATTCTACGATCGAGTAAAACGTTAACGTTTTGTTGTTTTCCGTATTGAATcataaagttaattaattattttattaacttgaCCCCATATGTACGTAGATTATTCACAAAGCTAGGGTGAGTCTAATTAAGCAAATCAAATCATAATATATACCAAGACATAGGGCAAAAACTATTTCCGAATATTGCGAGGTGTCAGGATATGCCTCACCATGGACCAACATGAAACGTATAAATCATGTCATAGAAAATTACCACAGGTTGGGCATCCATGCAGgaaaaatatcttttaattaatttagatctctttcctttccttttttttttttttttttaaaaaaaaaaatcctgttaATTAAGTTTGTTGCAACTCCCTTATTATATCTCTAAGATCTTAAAGGATTATGAACTTATAATCTCTAATGTGATACATGATCGAGTTGATTTCATGTTAGTACTTACTAGCAAATTAAACAGTAACTTGAAAGAGACCTAACAGGTCTCTTTCAAgttaccctaaaaaaaaaaaaaaaacttggctTTTATGTaaggttgataattttttacatgattttcaaatttaataagaatttaACACGAAATTAATGGGTTAGGATTGTGGCGTCTAACCCGtataattaaataggtcaaattATGGTTGACCTacataatcttatactcatgctTCGACACAACTCGATCCTAACACGAGACATTAATGactgtcaatttttgacacgactcacAAATCCGACATGAATTCAACATAACATAGGTGGCTCGAGCCTTAGGCGACTTAGGCGGTCACCTAAGGCCCCCAATTGAAtgtccccaaggggtagctcaatcggctggtgaccacgcctcataaagcggtggtcactagttcgaatcccccctccccctcttgtgtagacatataaaaaaaaataaaaaataaaataaaaaagattccCAATTGAATAAGAACCCcaactaataattatacaataaatttatttttttaaaaaaaaaaaaattaaggctcaaaaaagcattttaaagctctaatatggtaaaaaaattaataaaatactctttaattaaggcccgcacttaataattgtacaataaaggttatttaacaaattttaagactctaatgtagtaaaaaatttaataaacagtttctaattaaggccctcaatcatggtaaaattaaagaaagtctcattatttatattcagAAAATACATTCATAAAATCTTAAAAAGGTtcacttatttactcttttta carries:
- the LOC133864709 gene encoding probable indole-3-acetic acid-amido synthetase GH3.1, translated to MAVESQVSYPLSPPASENHTKALEFIEEMTRNIDAVQERVLAEILSRNADTEYLRRFRLNGKTDRDTFKSNVPVVTYEDLQPEIQRIANGDRSPILSSHPISEFLTSSGTSAGERKLMPTIHEELDRRQKLYSLLMPVMNLYVSGLDKGKGLYFLFVKAETKTPSGLLARPVLTSYYKSDHFKTRPYDPYNVYTSPNEAILCVDSFQSMYTQMLCGLIMREEVLRVGAVFASGLLRAIRFLQLNWQQLADDISTGTLNPKITDPSLRESISKLVKPNPELSEFITKECSEENWEGIITRIWPNTKYLDVIVTGAMAQYIPTLDYYSSGLPLSCTMYASSECYFGLNLKPMSTPSEVSYTIMPNMAYFEFLPHEPNAPALSRDSPPRLVDLADVEVGKEYELIITTYAGLNRYRVGDILQVTGFYNSAPQFRFIRRKNVLLSIDSDKTDEAELQKAIENATALIKEFNTSVVEYTSYADTKSIPGHYVIYWELLVKDPANSPTDEVLNQCCLAMEESLNTVYRQGRVADNSIGPLEIRVVKNGTFEELMDYAISRGASINQYKVPRCVNFTPIMELLDSRVISVHFSPAAPHWIPERRR